In Clarias gariepinus isolate MV-2021 ecotype Netherlands chromosome 9, CGAR_prim_01v2, whole genome shotgun sequence, a single window of DNA contains:
- the foxd5 gene encoding forkhead box protein D5, producing the protein MILSVEEAAQHAATSSEEEIDIVGGDGEEYFLPCRDTDDSPAEVDTSEADSSGESEVTTPSRPTSGSVKPPYSYIALITMAILQSPMKKLTLSGICDFISNKFPYYKAKFPAWQNSIRHNLSLNDCFVKIPREPGNPGKGNYWSLDPASEDMFDNGSFLRRRKRFKRSRPEYCKDGLVLYPGASARSYGRPYCVTGRPLTQPLGYTTCPYFPYQSVADVKGLQAGEPGPQGRLTFPEQGPERQTQKCSFTIDSIMAKSDSPTVRTPVLQMPVDYGHVFSRSASCMVPGFLPVTRTPFALATVPFTENVPMLYPNC; encoded by the coding sequence ATGATCCTCTCAGTGGAAGAAGCGGCTCAGCACGCAGCCACCTCCTCGGAAGAGGAAATAGACATCGTCGGGGGAGATGGAGAAGAGTATTTCCTACCTTGCCGGGACACTGATGACTCACCGGCGGAGGTGGACACTTCAGAAGCTGACTCCTCCGGGGAAAGCGAGGTCACGACCCCGAGCCGTCCAACGAGCGGCTCTGTGAAACCTCCATACTCCTACATCGCTCTCATCACCATGGCCATCCTGCAGAGCCCCATGAAGAAACTCACGCTCAGTGGCATCTGCGACTTCATCAGCAACAAGTTCCCCTACTACAAGGCAAAGTTTCCGGCGTGGCAGAACTCCATCCGGCACAACCTGTCGCTCAACGACTGCTTCGTCAAGATCCCCAGGGAGCCGGGGAACCCGGGCAAGGGCAACTACTGGTCTCTGGACCCTGCTTCAGAGGACATGTTCGACAACGGCAGCTTCCTGAGGAGGAGAAAGAGGTTTAAGAGGAGTCGCCCAGAATACTGTAAAGACGGACTTGTGCTTTATCCCGGGGCCAGTGCTCGATCATACGGAAGGCCTTACTGTGTGACAGGACGTCCTCTAACGCAACCTCTCGGATACACCACGTGTCCGTATTTCCCCTATCAGAGTGTGGCCGATGTTAAGGGCCTCCAAGCCGGGGAGCCGGGGCCTCAGGGGCGCCTCACCTTCCCCGAGCAAGGGCCCGAGCGCCAGACGCAGAAGTGCTCTTTTACAATCGACAGCATCATGGCAAAATCAGACAGTCCAACAGTCAGAACCCCTGTCCTCCAGATGCCAGTCGATTACGGACATGTCTTCTCGCGGTCTGCTTCCTGTATGGTTCCCGGATTTCTACCAGTGACACGGACTCCCTTTGCTTTGGCCACAGTGCCTTTTACAGAAAATGTACCCATGCTCTATCCTAACTGCTGA